A single window of Methylacidimicrobium sp. AP8 DNA harbors:
- the rplP gene encoding 50S ribosomal protein L16, with product MALLPKRVKYRKAQRGSRAGNASRGVSLAFGAYGLQSLERAWIKNTQIEAARVAISRYAKRKGKLWIRIFPDKPVTARPPETRMGKGKGQPEFWVAVVRPGNVLFELDGLTEDVARESFRLAAAKLPVHTRFITRERTLRA from the coding sequence ATGGCTCTTCTACCAAAACGCGTAAAATACCGGAAGGCGCAGCGGGGCAGCCGCGCTGGAAATGCGAGCCGGGGGGTTTCCCTGGCTTTCGGCGCCTATGGACTCCAATCCTTGGAGCGGGCATGGATCAAGAACACCCAGATCGAAGCGGCGCGCGTGGCGATCTCCCGCTATGCGAAACGGAAGGGAAAGCTCTGGATCCGGATCTTCCCGGATAAGCCCGTGACCGCGCGTCCTCCGGAAACCCGGATGGGCAAGGGAAAGGGGCAGCCCGAATTTTGGGTCGCCGTGGTGCGCCCGGGGAACGTGCTCTTCGAGCTCGACGGCTTGACCGAGGATGTCGCTCGGGAGTCGTTTCGGCTCGCGGCGGCCAAGCTGCCGGTGCACACCCGCTTCATCACCC
- the rpsC gene encoding 30S ribosomal protein S3, with translation MGQKVNPICFRLPVNRQWRSIWYADKRLFPEYIYEDFQIRRLIKTKLAAAAIAKVVIERAGNRVRVNIHTGRPGLVIGRKAVELDKLREEIQQLVPKDREVLVDVKEVKRPELDAQLVAENIALQIERRISHRRAMKKAMQMAREAGALGVRVRCAGRLGGAEIARVEGYREGKVPLHTLRANIDYGFAEARTVAGKIGVKVWLCRKEEMAGVGF, from the coding sequence ATGGGGCAAAAAGTTAATCCGATCTGTTTTCGCTTGCCGGTGAACCGCCAATGGCGGTCGATCTGGTACGCCGACAAACGGTTGTTTCCGGAATACATCTACGAGGATTTTCAGATCCGCCGTCTGATCAAGACGAAGCTGGCGGCTGCGGCGATCGCGAAGGTGGTGATCGAGCGGGCCGGCAACCGGGTGCGGGTCAACATCCATACCGGCCGTCCGGGATTGGTGATCGGCCGGAAGGCGGTCGAGCTCGACAAGCTGCGCGAGGAGATCCAGCAGCTGGTGCCGAAGGACCGCGAGGTGCTCGTTGACGTGAAGGAAGTGAAGCGGCCGGAGCTCGATGCGCAGCTCGTGGCCGAAAACATCGCCCTTCAGATCGAACGGCGGATTTCCCACCGGCGCGCGATGAAGAAGGCGATGCAGATGGCGAGGGAAGCCGGAGCCCTGGGCGTCCGCGTCCGGTGCGCCGGGCGGCTGGGCGGAGCGGAGATCGCCCGGGTTGAAGGCTACCGGGAGGGGAAGGTCCCCCTCCACACGCTCCGCGCCAATATCGATTACGGCTTTGCCGAAGCCCGCACGGTCGCTGGAAAGATCGGTGTCAAGGTGTGGCTCTGCCGGAAGGAAGAAATGGCCGGGGTCGGATTCTAG
- the rplV gene encoding 50S ribosomal protein L22: MLMQVKAINRFVRMSAFKLRDVARCIQGMRAEEALAVLAHFPKEGARHIRRTLASALANAENNHGLHRGDLLVKEARIGEATTIKRFQPKARGSAGPIRKRTSHIRIVLEPKEEE, translated from the coding sequence ATGCTTATGCAGGTGAAGGCGATCAACCGGTTCGTGCGCATGTCGGCTTTCAAGCTCCGGGACGTAGCGCGATGCATTCAAGGCATGCGCGCCGAAGAGGCGTTGGCGGTGCTCGCCCACTTTCCTAAGGAAGGCGCGCGCCACATCCGGCGGACATTGGCCTCCGCGCTGGCCAACGCGGAAAACAACCATGGCTTGCACCGGGGTGATCTCCTGGTAAAGGAAGCACGGATCGGAGAGGCGACGACCATCAAGCGCTTCCAGCCCAAGGCCCGGGGAAGCGCCGGCCCGATCCGCAAGCGGACGAGCCACATACGCATCGTCTTGGAACCAAAGGAAGAGGAATAG
- the rpsS gene encoding 30S ribosomal protein S19, with the protein MGRSLKKGPFVDEHLLRKVSTTLKSGSKKPIKTWSRRSMIIPDFVGLTFLVHNGKIFHPVYVTENMVGHRLGEFSPTRVFKRHGAHTEKATAK; encoded by the coding sequence ATGGGTCGTAGCTTAAAAAAAGGGCCGTTTGTCGATGAACACCTTCTTCGGAAGGTGAGTACCACCCTTAAGTCGGGGTCGAAGAAGCCGATCAAGACATGGTCGCGCCGGTCGATGATCATCCCGGATTTCGTAGGGCTGACCTTCCTGGTGCATAACGGAAAGATCTTCCACCCGGTCTACGTCACCGAAAACATGGTCGGCCATCGTCTCGGAGAGTTTTCGCCCACGCGCGTTTTCAAGCGGCATGGGGCGCATACGGAGAAGGCGACGGCGAAGTAG
- the rplB gene encoding 50S ribosomal protein L2 has protein sequence MGLKQFRPLTPSLRFTQTDSFSDITKSEPESSLTVPLRKSGGRNAYGRVTARHRGGGHKRRYRLIDFRRQRHGMAATVEAIEYDPNRTSRIALLRYSDGEKSYIIAPQELKVGDTVTSGPEAPAKPGNALPLERIPAATAIYNIELTPGRGGQLVRAAGSSAWLLGVDQGYAVVRLPSGEVRRIAAACYATVGQVSNPDHFNVSLGKAGRSRWRGRRPHVRGVAMNPVDHPNGGGQGKSKGGGGRQQLKSPWGKLAKGKKTRRRNKPSDRFILERRTRKRKK, from the coding sequence ATGGGGTTGAAACAATTTCGTCCGCTGACGCCCTCGCTGCGCTTTACGCAGACCGACTCGTTTTCCGACATCACCAAGTCGGAGCCGGAGAGTTCCTTGACCGTGCCCCTCCGGAAGAGCGGAGGCAGGAATGCGTACGGCCGGGTCACCGCCCGCCACCGCGGGGGCGGACATAAGAGAAGGTACCGGCTCATCGACTTCCGTCGGCAACGCCACGGAATGGCGGCGACGGTCGAGGCCATCGAATATGACCCGAATCGAACGAGCCGGATCGCGCTCCTTCGGTACAGCGACGGGGAAAAGAGCTACATCATCGCTCCGCAAGAGCTCAAAGTGGGCGACACGGTGACGAGCGGGCCGGAGGCTCCGGCCAAGCCGGGGAATGCGCTCCCCTTGGAGCGGATCCCGGCGGCGACTGCCATCTACAATATCGAGCTGACGCCGGGCCGCGGCGGCCAGCTCGTCCGCGCGGCCGGCTCGAGCGCCTGGCTCTTGGGTGTCGATCAAGGGTATGCCGTCGTCAGGCTTCCTTCCGGCGAGGTGCGGCGGATCGCGGCCGCCTGCTACGCTACCGTCGGTCAGGTCAGCAATCCCGACCACTTCAACGTCTCGCTCGGGAAGGCGGGGAGGAGCCGCTGGCGCGGAAGGCGCCCCCACGTCCGGGGCGTCGCTATGAACCCCGTTGACCATCCCAACGGCGGCGGCCAAGGCAAGAGCAAAGGAGGCGGCGGTCGGCAGCAGCTCAAGTCGCCCTGGGGCAAGCTGGCCAAGGGGAAGAAGACCCGGCGGCGCAACAAGCCATCGGATCGGTTCATCCTCGAGCGGCGGACGCGGAAACGGAAGAAGTAG
- the rplW gene encoding 50S ribosomal protein L23, with the protein MRDHRRILRHIWMTEKATLLGERGNQYLFEVARDATKLEIRKAVETAFGKKVVAVNTLFSPGKARRGRVGRMGKTPTRKKAIVTLAPGEKLDFTA; encoded by the coding sequence GTGAGGGATCATCGGAGGATTTTGCGGCATATCTGGATGACCGAGAAGGCCACCCTCCTCGGCGAGCGGGGCAACCAGTATCTGTTCGAGGTCGCCCGCGATGCGACCAAGCTCGAGATCCGGAAGGCGGTGGAGACGGCCTTCGGCAAAAAGGTGGTCGCGGTGAACACGTTGTTCTCCCCGGGGAAAGCCAGGCGGGGCCGAGTGGGGAGGATGGGGAAGACGCCGACACGGAAAAAGGCGATCGTGACGCTCGCCCCGGGCGAGAAGCTCGATTTCACGGCGTGA
- the rplD gene encoding 50S ribosomal protein L4: protein MRVLTVEEAQQQIRTPLLWNGRGSQAVHQAVVAYRANRRRGTRATKTKGTVRASGRKPWAQKGTGRARAGYVSSPIWRGGGVVFGPQPRDFSKKLPKKMKRLALRKALSARIAEGAVFVSERIELPQPKTKELLRRLDSWDRRETLLLVVEKHESPVWLAARNHPLIAVVTAADANAEDLLWPDRIVLEEPALRVFDTRLAKGGNGS from the coding sequence ATGAGAGTTTTAACCGTCGAGGAGGCCCAGCAGCAGATCCGGACTCCCCTTTTGTGGAACGGGCGCGGGAGCCAGGCGGTTCACCAGGCCGTCGTGGCTTACCGCGCGAATCGCCGCCGGGGTACGCGGGCGACCAAGACCAAGGGGACGGTGCGCGCGTCGGGCCGAAAGCCGTGGGCGCAGAAAGGGACCGGCCGGGCCCGGGCGGGCTACGTCTCTTCTCCGATTTGGCGCGGAGGCGGGGTGGTTTTCGGGCCCCAGCCCAGGGACTTTTCGAAGAAGCTGCCCAAAAAAATGAAGCGGCTAGCGCTACGAAAGGCCTTGAGCGCCCGGATCGCCGAAGGGGCGGTCTTCGTCTCGGAGAGGATCGAGCTGCCGCAACCCAAGACCAAGGAGCTGCTTCGGCGCCTTGACTCCTGGGACCGGAGGGAGACGCTCCTGCTTGTCGTCGAGAAGCACGAGTCGCCGGTGTGGCTCGCGGCGCGGAATCACCCGCTAATTGCCGTCGTCACCGCTGCGGATGCCAATGCGGAGGATCTCCTCTGGCCCGATCGGATCGTGCTGGAGGAGCCTGCGCTCCGGGTCTTCGACACGCGGCTGGCCAAAGGAGGGAATGGGTCGTGA
- the rplC gene encoding 50S ribosomal protein L3, translated as MSMGLLGRKLGMTQVYDQDGNLIPVTVVGAEPNVVVRLQEHADGRKSVQVGFESVPETRISKPLRGHFAKAGVTPRRFLREFPVDGSEEWKPGQEIGVTLFRPGQRVDVIGVSKGKGFQGVMKKHGFSGQGAAHGSKMHRRNGAVGCRSTPGRIFRNQGMAGHLGHARVTVQNLAVVAVREEDRALLIQGSVPGARGGLVLIRSAIKGQPKPRQKPQPQAKSAKPAPAKAAKKK; from the coding sequence ATGAGCATGGGACTGTTAGGCAGGAAGCTGGGGATGACCCAGGTATACGACCAAGACGGGAATCTGATTCCCGTGACCGTGGTCGGGGCGGAGCCGAACGTGGTGGTCCGTCTCCAGGAGCATGCGGACGGCAGGAAGAGCGTGCAAGTGGGTTTTGAATCCGTTCCGGAAACGCGGATCTCCAAACCTTTGCGCGGCCATTTCGCGAAGGCTGGAGTCACGCCGAGGCGCTTTCTGCGGGAGTTTCCGGTGGATGGGTCGGAAGAGTGGAAGCCCGGCCAGGAGATCGGCGTGACGCTGTTTCGCCCCGGGCAGCGGGTGGACGTGATCGGGGTGAGCAAGGGCAAGGGATTTCAGGGGGTCATGAAAAAGCACGGCTTTTCGGGCCAAGGGGCCGCCCACGGCTCGAAGATGCATCGGCGCAACGGTGCGGTCGGTTGCCGGTCGACCCCCGGGCGGATTTTTCGCAACCAGGGCATGGCGGGACACTTGGGCCATGCTCGGGTGACGGTGCAGAATCTTGCGGTCGTAGCCGTGCGCGAGGAGGACCGCGCGCTCCTGATCCAGGGGAGTGTCCCCGGGGCGCGCGGCGGACTTGTCCTCATCCGCAGCGCGATCAAAGGGCAGCCGAAGCCGCGGCAGAAGCCGCAGCCGCAAGCCAAGAGCGCAAAGCCGGCGCCGGCGAAAGCGGCTAAGAAGAAGTAG
- the rpsJ gene encoding 30S ribosomal protein S10 encodes MAASKIRIRLKSFDYRLLDRAASEISETARRTGSAVSGPIPLPTRVERFTVNRSPHVDKKSMDQFELRTHKRLVEIIEPTAKTVDELKKLNLPAGVDITIRI; translated from the coding sequence ATGGCAGCGAGCAAAATTCGGATTCGTTTGAAGTCCTTCGATTATCGGCTGTTGGATCGAGCCGCCTCGGAGATCTCCGAAACGGCGCGCCGGACCGGTTCCGCGGTGTCCGGACCGATCCCGCTGCCGACACGGGTCGAGCGGTTCACCGTGAACCGGTCGCCTCACGTGGACAAGAAGAGCATGGACCAGTTCGAGCTCCGAACGCACAAGCGGCTGGTCGAAATTATCGAGCCGACGGCGAAAACCGTGGACGAGCTCAAGAAGCTCAATTTGCCGGCAGGGGTGGATATTACGATCCGCATCTGA
- the fusA gene encoding elongation factor G translates to MTTTTSASVSAVRNSAHRPYALERTRNIGIAAHIDAGKTTLTERILFYTGTIHKMGEVHEGTTVTDWMEQERERGITITSAATTCFWPVRHEEGIVKLFPGEKFRINIIDTPGHVDFTAEVERSLRVLDGVIAVFCGVAGVQPQSETVWRQANRYRVPRIAFINKMDRVGADFENAVREIREKLGANAWPILLPLGKEDQFRGQIDVINRKAVVYSDSDRLGSTYEVVDIPEEYREAAAAARRKLIEALADKDEEMGEIFLAEKEPTAEEIKRAIRRTVIANEFVPVIAGAAFRNKGVQFLIDAVIDYLPSPVDIEPAKGQHPVTGEQILIEPDDQAPFCALVFKLWSDPFVGKLVFFRVYAGTLQKGMTVYNPRTRKRERISRIVQVQADERKDIQEVHSGDIAALVGIRDVATGDTLVAEGFEVILEPPVFPEPVISMAIEPKTKADREKMSLALQRLMEEDPTFRVSTNEETGQVIIAGMGELHLDIIRDRLRREFGVETNAGAPQIAYRETITRPAQGEGKLIKQSGGRGLYGHVILEILPLERGKGTVVTSQVVGGNIPKEYIPACFKGVQEALGAGLIHGSPVIDLEVHILDGSYHEVDSNELAFKMAAIFAMKDALKKANPILLEPIMKVEVSTPEEYQGDILADLTRRRGKILNVETKGKTANVRAEVPLAEMFGYVNDIRSMSKGRAAYTMEPSHFEPVPAPIVAQIVEQKRK, encoded by the coding sequence ATGACGACAACGACGTCTGCGAGTGTTTCGGCAGTCCGGAACTCCGCCCACCGACCGTATGCGTTGGAGAGGACGCGGAACATCGGGATCGCCGCCCATATCGATGCCGGGAAGACGACCTTGACCGAACGGATCCTCTTTTACACCGGTACCATCCATAAGATGGGCGAGGTCCACGAGGGCACCACCGTGACCGATTGGATGGAGCAGGAGCGGGAACGGGGGATCACGATCACCTCGGCAGCCACCACCTGCTTCTGGCCGGTGCGGCACGAGGAGGGTATCGTCAAGCTCTTCCCGGGAGAGAAGTTTCGGATCAATATCATCGACACCCCGGGACACGTGGATTTTACGGCGGAGGTGGAGCGCTCGTTGCGCGTGCTCGACGGAGTGATCGCGGTCTTCTGCGGGGTAGCCGGGGTCCAGCCCCAGTCCGAGACGGTCTGGCGGCAGGCGAACCGGTACCGGGTGCCCCGCATCGCCTTCATCAACAAGATGGATCGGGTGGGGGCCGACTTCGAGAATGCGGTGCGCGAGATCCGGGAGAAGCTGGGGGCCAACGCTTGGCCGATTCTGCTTCCGCTCGGCAAGGAAGATCAATTCCGCGGCCAGATCGATGTGATCAACCGGAAGGCCGTGGTCTACTCGGACAGCGACCGGCTCGGGTCGACCTATGAGGTCGTGGATATTCCGGAAGAGTACCGGGAGGCGGCGGCGGCGGCGCGGCGGAAGCTGATCGAGGCGCTTGCCGACAAGGACGAGGAGATGGGAGAAATCTTCCTCGCCGAAAAGGAGCCCACCGCCGAGGAGATCAAGCGGGCGATCCGGCGCACGGTCATCGCCAATGAGTTCGTCCCGGTCATCGCCGGCGCCGCCTTCCGGAATAAGGGGGTTCAGTTCCTCATCGATGCGGTCATCGATTATCTGCCGAGCCCGGTCGACATCGAGCCGGCCAAGGGCCAGCATCCGGTCACCGGAGAGCAGATTCTGATCGAGCCCGACGATCAAGCCCCGTTTTGCGCCTTGGTCTTCAAGCTCTGGTCGGACCCCTTTGTGGGCAAGCTGGTCTTCTTCCGCGTCTATGCCGGCACGCTGCAAAAGGGGATGACCGTCTATAATCCGCGGACACGCAAGCGGGAGAGAATCAGCAGAATCGTCCAAGTGCAGGCCGATGAGCGGAAGGACATCCAGGAGGTGCACTCGGGGGACATCGCAGCACTGGTGGGAATTCGGGATGTGGCCACGGGGGACACCCTGGTCGCCGAAGGTTTCGAGGTGATCCTGGAGCCGCCCGTCTTTCCAGAGCCGGTCATTTCGATGGCGATCGAGCCCAAAACCAAGGCGGACCGGGAGAAGATGAGCCTAGCCCTTCAGCGGCTCATGGAGGAGGATCCGACCTTCCGCGTCAGCACCAACGAGGAGACCGGGCAGGTGATCATCGCCGGAATGGGCGAGCTCCACCTCGACATCATCCGCGATCGGCTCCGCCGGGAATTCGGTGTCGAGACCAACGCCGGCGCTCCGCAGATCGCCTACAGGGAAACCATCACGCGGCCGGCCCAAGGCGAAGGCAAACTGATCAAGCAGAGCGGAGGACGCGGGCTGTACGGGCACGTTATCCTCGAGATCCTGCCGCTGGAGCGGGGCAAGGGCACCGTGGTCACAAGCCAGGTTGTCGGCGGAAACATCCCCAAGGAGTATATCCCCGCCTGCTTCAAAGGGGTCCAGGAAGCCTTGGGCGCCGGCTTGATTCACGGCAGCCCGGTGATCGACCTCGAGGTCCACATTCTGGACGGGAGCTACCACGAGGTCGACTCGAACGAGCTCGCCTTCAAGATGGCCGCGATCTTCGCGATGAAGGACGCGCTCAAGAAAGCCAATCCGATCCTTCTGGAGCCGATCATGAAAGTCGAAGTCTCCACACCTGAAGAATACCAGGGGGATATTCTGGCCGACTTGACACGCCGGAGAGGAAAGATTCTTAACGTCGAGACCAAAGGAAAGACCGCAAACGTGCGCGCCGAGGTGCCCTTGGCGGAAATGTTCGGCTATGTCAATGACATCCGATCGATGTCGAAGGGACGGGCCGCGTATACGATGGAGCCGTCGCATTTCGAGCCGGTGCCCGCGCCCATCGTCGCGCAGATCGTCGAGCAGAAGCGGAAGTAA
- the rpsG gene encoding 30S ribosomal protein S7 — MRRRRAEKRQTLPDPKYESVLVQRLISVVLSRGKKALARRIVYGAIEGMEGKVDDPLETLQKAIENVKPRLEVKSRRVGGATYQVPVEVPPDRQVSLALRWILRAARSRKGIPMMVALQNELREAAAGQGMAVKKRDEVHKMAQANRAFAHLRY; from the coding sequence ATGCGAAGGAGAAGAGCCGAGAAGCGCCAGACCCTGCCGGATCCGAAGTACGAATCGGTGCTCGTGCAGCGGTTGATCAGCGTGGTCCTCTCGCGAGGCAAGAAAGCGCTCGCCCGGCGGATCGTCTATGGAGCGATCGAGGGAATGGAGGGCAAGGTTGACGATCCGCTGGAGACGTTGCAGAAAGCGATCGAAAACGTCAAACCCCGATTGGAGGTCAAGTCGCGGCGGGTGGGCGGGGCGACCTATCAGGTGCCGGTCGAAGTGCCTCCCGATCGCCAGGTGTCTCTGGCTTTGCGCTGGATTTTGCGGGCTGCGCGCTCGCGCAAAGGAATTCCGATGATGGTCGCGCTGCAAAATGAGCTGCGGGAAGCGGCGGCCGGCCAGGGGATGGCCGTGAAGAAGAGGGATGAGGTGCACAAGATGGCGCAGGCGAACCGAGCCTTCGCTCATTTGCGGTATTAG
- the rpsL gene encoding 30S ribosomal protein S12: MPTINQLVRKGREELARKTKAPALDGCPQRRGVCIQVMTRTPKKPNSALRKVAKVRLTNGKEVIAYIPGEGHSLQEHSIVLIRGGRVKDLPGVRYHIVRGVLDAAGAVGPSNTNKANRNVSRSKYGVKRPKEGAAATAKAKK; this comes from the coding sequence ATGCCGACGATTAATCAGTTGGTCCGGAAAGGACGGGAAGAGCTGGCGCGGAAAACCAAGGCGCCCGCGCTGGATGGCTGCCCGCAGCGGCGCGGGGTGTGCATCCAGGTGATGACGAGGACGCCGAAGAAGCCCAACTCGGCCTTGCGGAAGGTGGCCAAGGTTCGGCTGACCAACGGCAAGGAGGTGATCGCTTACATTCCCGGGGAAGGGCATTCGCTCCAGGAGCATTCGATCGTGCTGATCCGCGGCGGCCGCGTGAAGGACCTGCCGGGGGTGCGGTACCACATCGTCCGGGGTGTTCTCGATGCGGCGGGCGCCGTCGGGCCGAGCAACACCAACAAAGCCAACCGGAACGTCTCCCGGAGCAAGTACGGGGTCAAGCGGCCGAAGGAAGGGGCTGCGGCCACCGCCAAGGCCAAGAAGTAG